Proteins encoded in a region of the Piliocolobus tephrosceles isolate RC106 chromosome 18, ASM277652v3, whole genome shotgun sequence genome:
- the AKAIN1 gene encoding A-kinase anchor protein inhibitor 1 isoform X2: MVFAPGEKPGNEPEEVKLQNASKQIVQNAILQAVQQVSQESQRREERISDNQGHIQLGVGELTKKHEKK; this comes from the coding sequence GTGAGAAACCTGGAAATGAGCCTGAAGAGGTGAAGCTGCAGAATGCCAGCAAACAGATTGTGCAGAATGCAATCCTGCAAGCTGTGCAGCAAGTCTCCCAGGAGAGTCAGCGCAGAGAAGAGAGAATCAGTGACAACCAGGGCCACATCCAACTGGGCGTTGGGGAGTTAACCAAGAAGCATGAAAAGAAGTAA